In Bradyrhizobium sp. 1(2017), one DNA window encodes the following:
- the rpoB gene encoding DNA-directed RNA polymerase subunit beta, giving the protein MAQQTFTGRKRVRKFFGHIKEVAEMPNLIEVQKASYDQFLMVDEPQGGRLDEGLQAVFRSVFPISDFSGTSMLEFVRYEFEQPKYDVDECRQRGMTFAAPLKVTLRLIVFDIDEETGAKSVKDIKEQDVYMGDIPLMTMNGTFIVNGTERVIVSQMHRSPGVFFDHDKGKTHSSGKLLFAARVIPYRGSWLDIEFDAKDIVYARIDRRRKIPVTSLMFALGLDGEAILSTFYKKILYKRTKEGWRVPFDANRFRGYSTINDLIDADTGKVVLEAGKKLTVRAARQLQEKGLKALRMADEELVGNYVAEDLVNPKTGEIHAEAGEEITDKLMKALNEQGYKELPLLDIDHVNVGAYIRNTLSADKNMTREDALFDIYRVMRPGEPPTLESAQAMFQSLFFDAERYDLSAVGRVKMNMRLDLDAPDTQRTLRKEDILSVIKTLVDLRDGKGEIDDIDHLGNRRVRSVGELMENQYRIGLLRMERAIKERMSSVDIDTVMPQDLINAKPAAAAVREFFGSSQLSQFMDQTNPLSEITHKRRLSALGPGGLTRERAGFEVRDVHPTHYGRICPIETPEGPNIGLINSLATFARVNKYGFVETPYRKVKDGRVTDEVVYLSAMEEGRYTVAQANVPLDPKGRFTEDLVVCRHAGEVLPVTPDKVDYMDVSPKQLVSVAAALIPFLENDDANRALMGSNMQRQAVPLVRAEAPFVGTGMEGVVARDSGAAIAARRSGVIDQIDATRVVIRATEDLDPTKSGVDIYRLMKYQRSNQSTCINQRPLVKVGDVVKKGDIIADGPSTDLGELALGRNVLVAFMPWNGYNFEDSILLSERIVKEDVFTSIHIEEFEVMARDTKLGPEEITRDIPNVSEEALKNLDEAGIVYIGAEVRAGDILVGKITPKGESPMTPEEKLLRAIFGEKASDVRDTSLRVPPGVQGTIVEVRVFNRHGVDKDERALAIEREEIERLAKDRDDEQAILDRNVYNRLAELLEGRQGIAGPKGFKKDTKITRAVLEEYPKSQWWLFASPNDKLMAEIEAMRKQYDESKKGLEQRFLDKVEKLQRGDELPPGVMKMVKVFVAVKRKIQPGDKMAGRHGNKGVVSKIVPIEDMPFLEDGTHADIVLNPLGVPSRMNVGQILETHLGWACAGLGKRIGQTVDAYLSKQDIKPLKETLKRVYGEDETIKTLNDNELIELGHNLSRGVPIATPVFDGAKEADIEEMLKLAGLDASGQSTVYDGRTGDPFDRKVTVGYIYMLKLHHLVDDKIHARSIGPYSLVTQQPLGGKAQFGGQRFGEMEVWALEAYGAAYTLQEMLTVKSDDVAGRTKVYEAIVRGDDTFEAGIPESFNVLVKEMRSLGLNVDLHNSKMGPAPTSEAAE; this is encoded by the coding sequence ATGGCGCAGCAGACATTCACCGGTCGCAAACGTGTTCGCAAGTTCTTCGGACACATCAAGGAAGTCGCCGAGATGCCGAACCTCATCGAGGTTCAGAAGGCGTCCTATGATCAGTTCCTGATGGTCGACGAACCCCAGGGCGGCCGTCTCGACGAGGGTCTGCAGGCGGTGTTCCGCTCGGTGTTTCCGATCTCCGACTTCTCGGGCACCTCGATGCTGGAATTCGTCCGCTACGAGTTCGAGCAGCCGAAATACGACGTCGACGAGTGCCGCCAGCGCGGCATGACCTTCGCTGCGCCCCTCAAGGTGACGCTGCGCCTCATCGTGTTCGATATCGACGAGGAAACCGGTGCGAAGTCGGTGAAGGACATCAAGGAGCAGGACGTCTACATGGGCGACATCCCGCTCATGACGATGAACGGTACCTTCATCGTCAACGGCACCGAGCGCGTCATCGTCTCGCAGATGCACCGTTCGCCGGGCGTGTTCTTCGATCACGACAAGGGCAAGACCCACTCTTCGGGCAAGCTGCTGTTCGCCGCCCGCGTGATCCCGTATCGCGGCTCCTGGCTCGACATCGAGTTCGACGCCAAGGACATCGTCTATGCGCGTATCGACCGTCGCCGCAAGATTCCGGTGACGTCGCTGATGTTCGCCCTCGGCCTCGACGGCGAGGCGATCCTGTCCACCTTCTACAAGAAGATTCTCTACAAGCGGACCAAGGAAGGCTGGCGCGTTCCGTTCGACGCCAACCGTTTCCGCGGCTATTCGACCATCAACGACCTGATCGACGCCGATACCGGCAAGGTCGTGCTCGAAGCCGGCAAGAAGCTCACCGTCCGCGCCGCCCGCCAGCTCCAGGAGAAGGGGCTGAAGGCGCTGCGCATGGCCGACGAGGAGCTGGTCGGCAACTACGTCGCCGAGGACCTCGTCAACCCGAAGACCGGCGAGATCCATGCCGAGGCCGGCGAGGAAATCACCGACAAGCTGATGAAGGCGCTCAACGAGCAGGGCTACAAGGAGCTGCCGCTGCTCGACATCGACCACGTCAATGTCGGCGCCTATATCCGCAACACGCTGTCGGCCGACAAGAACATGACGCGCGAGGACGCGCTGTTCGACATCTACCGCGTGATGCGTCCGGGCGAGCCGCCGACGCTGGAATCGGCACAGGCCATGTTCCAGTCGCTGTTCTTCGACGCCGAGCGTTACGACCTCTCCGCGGTCGGCCGCGTCAAGATGAACATGCGCCTCGACCTCGATGCGCCCGACACCCAGCGCACGCTGCGCAAGGAAGACATCCTCTCCGTCATCAAGACGCTGGTGGACCTGCGCGACGGCAAGGGCGAGATCGACGACATCGACCATCTCGGCAACCGCCGTGTGCGCTCGGTCGGCGAACTCATGGAGAACCAGTACCGCATCGGCCTCCTGCGCATGGAGCGCGCGATCAAGGAGCGCATGTCCTCGGTCGATATCGACACGGTCATGCCGCAGGACCTGATCAACGCCAAGCCGGCGGCCGCCGCCGTGCGCGAGTTCTTCGGCTCCTCGCAGCTCTCGCAGTTCATGGACCAGACCAACCCGCTGAGCGAGATCACCCACAAGCGTCGCCTCTCGGCGCTTGGACCGGGCGGTCTGACCCGCGAGCGTGCCGGCTTCGAGGTGCGCGACGTGCATCCGACGCATTACGGCCGCATCTGCCCGATCGAGACGCCGGAAGGTCCGAACATCGGCCTGATCAACTCGCTCGCGACCTTCGCGCGCGTGAACAAGTACGGCTTTGTCGAGACGCCTTATCGTAAGGTGAAGGACGGCCGCGTCACCGACGAGGTCGTGTACCTCTCGGCGATGGAGGAGGGCCGCTACACGGTCGCGCAGGCCAACGTGCCGCTCGACCCGAAGGGCCGCTTCACCGAAGACCTCGTGGTCTGCCGTCACGCCGGCGAAGTCCTGCCGGTGACGCCGGACAAGGTCGACTACATGGACGTGTCGCCGAAACAGCTGGTTTCGGTGGCCGCGGCCCTGATCCCGTTCCTTGAGAACGACGACGCCAACCGCGCGCTGATGGGCTCGAACATGCAGCGCCAGGCGGTGCCGCTGGTTCGCGCCGAGGCGCCGTTCGTCGGCACCGGCATGGAAGGCGTGGTCGCGCGTGACTCGGGTGCCGCGATCGCGGCGCGCCGTTCGGGCGTGATCGACCAGATCGACGCCACCCGCGTCGTCATCCGCGCCACGGAAGATCTCGATCCGACCAAGTCGGGCGTCGATATCTACCGTCTCATGAAGTACCAGCGCTCCAACCAGTCGACCTGCATCAACCAGCGTCCGCTGGTGAAGGTCGGCGACGTCGTCAAGAAGGGCGACATCATCGCCGACGGTCCCTCGACCGATCTCGGCGAGCTCGCGCTCGGCCGGAACGTGCTGGTCGCGTTCATGCCGTGGAACGGCTACAACTTCGAAGACTCGATCCTGCTCTCCGAGCGGATCGTGAAGGAAGACGTCTTCACCTCGATCCACATCGAGGAATTCGAGGTGATGGCCCGCGACACCAAGCTCGGACCTGAGGAAATCACCCGCGACATTCCGAACGTGTCGGAAGAAGCGCTGAAGAACCTCGACGAAGCCGGTATCGTCTACATCGGCGCGGAAGTGCGCGCCGGCGACATCCTCGTCGGCAAGATCACGCCGAAGGGCGAAAGCCCGATGACGCCGGAAGAAAAGCTCCTGCGCGCCATCTTCGGCGAGAAGGCTTCCGACGTCCGCGACACCTCGCTGCGCGTTCCTCCGGGCGTGCAGGGCACGATCGTGGAAGTGCGCGTGTTCAACCGTCACGGCGTCGACAAGGACGAGCGTGCGCTGGCGATCGAGCGGGAAGAGATCGAGCGTCTGGCCAAGGACCGCGACGACGAGCAGGCGATCCTCGACCGCAACGTCTACAACCGTCTTGCCGAGCTGCTCGAGGGGCGGCAGGGCATTGCAGGTCCCAAGGGCTTCAAGAAGGACACCAAGATCACCCGCGCGGTGCTCGAGGAGTACCCGAAGTCGCAATGGTGGCTGTTCGCCTCGCCCAACGACAAGCTGATGGCCGAGATCGAGGCCATGCGGAAGCAGTACGACGAGTCGAAGAAGGGGCTGGAACAGCGCTTCCTCGACAAGGTCGAGAAGCTTCAGCGCGGTGACGAATTGCCGCCCGGCGTGATGAAGATGGTCAAGGTCTTCGTCGCGGTGAAGCGCAAGATCCAGCCCGGCGACAAGATGGCCGGCCGCCACGGCAACAAGGGCGTGGTGTCGAAGATCGTGCCGATCGAGGACATGCCGTTCCTCGAAGACGGCACGCATGCCGACATCGTGCTCAATCCGCTGGGCGTGCCCTCGCGCATGAACGTCGGACAGATCCTCGAGACCCATCTCGGCTGGGCCTGCGCCGGCCTCGGCAAGCGCATCGGCCAGACGGTCGATGCCTACCTGTCGAAGCAGGACATCAAGCCGCTGAAGGAAACCTTGAAGAGGGTCTACGGCGAGGACGAGACGATCAAGACGCTCAACGACAACGAGCTGATCGAGCTCGGCCATAACCTCAGCCGCGGCGTGCCGATCGCGACGCCGGTGTTCGACGGCGCCAAGGAAGCCGACATCGAGGAGATGCTGAAGCTCGCCGGTCTCGACGCTTCGGGTCAGTCGACCGTCTATGACGGCCGCACCGGCGATCCGTTCGATCGCAAGGTGACGGTGGGCTACATCTACATGCTCAAGCTGCACCATCTCGTCGACGACAAGATCCATGCGCGTTCGATCGGTCCGTACTCGCTCGTCACCCAGCAGCCGCTGGGCGGCAAGGCGCAGTTCGGCGGCCAGCGCTTCGGCGAAATGGAGGTGTGGGCGCTCGAGGCTTACGGCGCGGCTTACACGCTCCAGGAGATGCTGACGGTGAAGTCGGACGACGTCGCCGGCCGCACCAAGGTGTACGAGGCGATCGTGCGCGGCGACGACACGTTCGAGGCCGGTATTCCGGAATCGTTCAACGTGCTGGTCAAGGAAATGCGCTCGCTCGGTCTCAACGTCGACCTGCACAACTCCAAGATGGGACCGGCGCCGACGTCGGAAGCGGCCGAGTAA
- a CDS encoding FAD-dependent oxidoreductase, giving the protein MLDLAIVGGGPGGLMSAWYLKRKLGDLCRVTIFEASDRLGGKIVTRKFDSAPAMYEAGVAEIYDYSMTGPDPLRELIQHFGLQTIPMDAEQVQFGGELLNDVAGMRRRYGAKTAAAIETFRKRCAEMMSPIQYYEGVGAHDNENPWAYKTAEQVLDEEVEDETAKRFFKVMARSDIATESHNTNGLNALKNYLMDVDGYIGLYSIQNGNEQLIECLQSEVNADVQLNHRVLTVGKAPTGRYQLKMMNGKGPETRDFDLVLVCLPHSWLTTVGWEGEQLRKSMVKHVSYFDRPAHYLRVSILFDSPFWGEKIPGAWFMSEAFGGCCVYNEGARHDVGKHGVLNWLIPGSDALAFANLSDQELIDAALKSLPASLGDARSHFVEGKIHRWLSSVNAIPGGLPVRDVMTNHRPEPKEHPGIVVVGDYLFDSTLNGLLDSSDAATDIILTEMMRLRRERAQDDKPLSDKIDREFFENYRGLGPYHQAWRHFTDPDYLTRLIGIVWGNAKGAKLLVAGSASGELVGALRDRGIDAWGIENNRAIHAKTPKALKKYNKLGSITDMPFKDASFDFVFETSLCHVSPKQVVRAIRELNRVVKSGLVFGSITSDMASVVIDRYDLLRGVKKLGTWWEWSELFFGNGFDLSMHRKDCTDALWEATLAANKGPGQWYADADSLRYSFFDKVEDDD; this is encoded by the coding sequence ATGCTTGATCTCGCAATCGTAGGCGGCGGCCCCGGCGGGCTGATGAGCGCATGGTATCTGAAGCGCAAGCTCGGCGACCTCTGCCGCGTCACCATCTTCGAGGCGTCCGACCGGCTCGGCGGCAAGATCGTCACGCGCAAATTCGATTCGGCGCCGGCCATGTATGAAGCCGGCGTTGCCGAGATCTACGACTACTCGATGACCGGTCCCGATCCGCTGCGCGAGCTGATCCAGCATTTCGGGCTCCAGACCATTCCGATGGACGCCGAGCAGGTGCAGTTCGGCGGCGAGCTCCTCAACGATGTCGCCGGCATGCGCCGCAGATACGGCGCCAAGACCGCGGCCGCGATCGAAACGTTCCGCAAGCGCTGTGCCGAAATGATGTCGCCGATCCAATATTACGAGGGCGTCGGCGCGCACGACAACGAGAATCCCTGGGCTTACAAGACCGCCGAGCAGGTGCTCGACGAGGAGGTCGAGGACGAGACGGCCAAGCGCTTCTTCAAGGTGATGGCCCGCTCGGATATCGCGACCGAGAGCCACAACACCAACGGCCTCAATGCGCTCAAGAATTATCTGATGGATGTCGACGGCTATATCGGCCTCTATTCCATCCAGAACGGCAACGAGCAGCTGATCGAGTGCCTGCAGTCGGAGGTCAATGCCGACGTCCAGCTCAATCATCGCGTGCTCACCGTCGGAAAGGCACCGACCGGCCGCTACCAGCTCAAGATGATGAACGGCAAGGGGCCCGAGACACGCGATTTCGATCTCGTGCTGGTCTGCCTGCCGCATTCGTGGCTCACCACCGTCGGCTGGGAAGGCGAGCAGCTGCGCAAGTCGATGGTCAAGCACGTCTCCTATTTCGACCGTCCGGCCCACTACTTGCGCGTCTCGATCCTGTTCGACAGTCCGTTCTGGGGCGAGAAGATTCCCGGCGCCTGGTTCATGTCGGAGGCCTTTGGCGGCTGCTGCGTCTACAACGAGGGCGCGCGTCACGACGTCGGCAAGCACGGCGTCTTGAACTGGCTCATTCCCGGCTCCGACGCGCTGGCCTTCGCCAATCTGTCGGACCAGGAGCTGATCGACGCCGCGCTGAAGTCGCTGCCGGCCTCGCTCGGCGACGCGCGTTCGCATTTCGTGGAGGGCAAGATCCACCGCTGGCTGTCGTCGGTGAACGCGATTCCCGGCGGTCTGCCCGTGCGCGACGTCATGACCAATCACCGGCCGGAGCCGAAGGAGCATCCCGGCATCGTGGTGGTCGGCGACTATCTGTTCGACTCGACGCTCAATGGCCTGCTCGACTCCTCGGACGCGGCCACCGACATCATCCTGACCGAGATGATGCGTCTGCGCCGCGAGCGTGCGCAGGACGACAAGCCGCTCTCGGACAAGATCGATCGCGAGTTTTTCGAGAACTATCGCGGCCTCGGTCCCTACCACCAGGCGTGGCGCCACTTCACGGATCCCGATTATCTCACCAGGCTGATCGGCATCGTGTGGGGCAACGCGAAGGGTGCCAAGCTCTTGGTCGCGGGCTCCGCCAGCGGCGAGTTGGTCGGTGCGCTGCGCGATCGCGGCATCGATGCATGGGGCATCGAGAACAATCGCGCCATCCACGCCAAGACGCCGAAGGCGCTAAAGAAGTACAACAAGCTCGGTTCGATCACCGACATGCCGTTCAAGGACGCCTCGTTCGACTTCGTGTTCGAGACCAGCCTCTGCCACGTTTCCCCCAAGCAGGTGGTCCGCGCGATCCGGGAGCTGAACCGCGTGGTCAAGTCCGGTCTCGTGTTCGGCTCGATCACCTCGGATATGGCTTCAGTGGTGATCGACCGCTACGACCTGCTGCGCGGGGTCAAGAAGCTCGGCACCTGGTGGGAATGGTCCGAACTGTTTTTCGGCAACGGCTTCGATCTGTCGATGCATCGCAAGGACTGCACCGATGCGCTCTGGGAGGCGACGCTCGCCGCCAACAAGGGGCCGGGCCAGTGGTACGCCGACGCCGACAGCTTGCGCTATTCCTTCTTCGACAAGGTCGAGGACGATGACTAG
- the rplL gene encoding 50S ribosomal protein L7/L12, with translation MADLQKIVDDLSSLTVLEAAELAKLLEEKWGVSAAAAVAVAGPAAGGAAAAPAEEKTEFTVVLAAAGDKKIEVIKEVRAITGLGLKEAKDLVEGAPKPLKEGVNKEEAEKIKAQIEKAGAKVELK, from the coding sequence ATGGCTGACTTGCAGAAGATCGTTGACGACCTCTCGAGCCTCACCGTGCTCGAAGCTGCCGAACTCGCGAAGCTCCTCGAAGAGAAGTGGGGCGTTTCGGCTGCCGCGGCTGTCGCCGTGGCCGGCCCGGCTGCTGGTGGCGCTGCCGCCGCTCCGGCGGAAGAGAAGACCGAGTTCACGGTGGTTCTCGCCGCCGCCGGCGACAAGAAGATCGAGGTCATCAAGGAAGTCCGCGCCATCACCGGTCTCGGCCTGAAGGAAGCAAAGGACCTCGTCGAGGGTGCTCCGAAGCCGCTGAAGGAAGGCGTGAACAAGGAAGAAGCCGAGAAGATCAAGGCCCAGATCGAGAAGGCTGGCGCCAAGGTCGAGCTCAAGTAA
- the rpoC gene encoding DNA-directed RNA polymerase subunit beta' codes for MNQEIMNLFNPTTPAQVFDQIRISIASPEKILSWSYGEIKKPETINYRTFKPERDGLFCARIFGPIKDYECLCGKYKRMKYKGIICEKCSVEVTLSRVRRERMGHIELAAPVAHIWFLKSLPSRIGLLLDMTLKDLERILYFEYYVVLEPGLTALKDRQLLSEDEYLKAQDEYGQDSFTAMIGAEAIRELLKGMDLEKLELSLRAEMQETDSDIKHKKLAKRLKIVEAFRHSGNKPEWMIMTVVPVIPPDLRPLVPLDGGRFATSDLNDLYRRVINRNNRLKRLMELRAPDIIIRNEKRMLQEAVDALFDNGRRGRVITGANKRPLKSLADMLKGKQGRFRQNLLGKRVDYSGRSVIVVGPELRLHQCGLPKKMALELFKPFIYSRLDAKGLSTTVKQAKKLVEKERPEVWDILDEVIREHPVLLNRAPTLHRLGIQAFEPVLIEGKAIQLHPLVCSAFNADFDGDQMAVHVPLSLEAQLEARVLMMSTNNILHPANGQPIIVPSQDIVLGLYYVSIMREGLPGEGKVFGDMAELEHALHAKVIHLHTKIKYRWEGMDETGKVSKRWIETTAGRVMLGNLLPRNPRISYEIINKLMTKREISGVIDQVYRHCGQKETVIFCDRIMALGFYNAFKAGISFGKDDMVVPHGKWKIVDTTRTLAKDFEQQYNDGLITHGEKYNKVVDAWSKATEEIAKAMMKEISATKKTASGADADINSIYMMAHSGARGSPAQMRQLAGMRGLMAKPSGEIIETPIISNFKEGLSVLEYFNSTHGARKGLADTALKTANSGYLTRRLVDVAQDCIITQSDCGTKLGIKMRAIVDAGTVVASLGSRILGRTACEDIRDSSGKVIIKRDTLMEESHLDAIQQGGVQEVKIRSALTCELVNGICGKCYGRDLARGTPVNHGEAVGVIAAQSIGEPGTQLTMRTFHIGGAAQLNEQSFVEANFDGKIVIRNKAIARNSEGHLIAMVRNMVVAIVDADGTERATHRVQYGSRLHVDEGDMVKRGQRIVEWDPYTRPLLTEVEGTIGFEDLVEGQSISETLDEATGIAKRVVIDWRSTRGGSDLRPAIVVKGKDGKVLKLPRGGDARYMLSVDAILSVDVGAKVNPGDILARVSTESAKTRDITGGLPRVAELFEARRPKDAAIIAEIAGTIRFGRDYKNKRRISIEPMDKTEEAREYLIPKGKHIHLQDGDVVEKGDFIVEGNPAPHDILAVKGIEELAAYLVNEIQEVYRLQGVLINDKHIEVIVRQMLQKVEVTDQGDTDMISGEQVDKIEFDALNEKAKEEGKKPATGTPVLLGITKASLQTRSFFSAASFQETTRVLTEAAVNGKVDPLEGLKENVIVGRLIPAGTGASMAKIREVAMKRDKLILDEREKQAAVVSPAPEAELPALPPAE; via the coding sequence ATGAACCAAGAAATTATGAATCTCTTCAATCCGACGACGCCGGCTCAGGTCTTCGACCAGATCCGGATTTCGATCGCGTCTCCGGAAAAGATTCTGTCCTGGTCCTACGGCGAGATCAAGAAGCCGGAGACCATCAACTACCGTACCTTCAAGCCCGAGCGCGACGGCCTGTTCTGCGCCCGCATCTTCGGGCCGATCAAGGACTACGAGTGCTTGTGCGGCAAGTATAAGCGCATGAAGTACAAGGGCATCATCTGCGAGAAGTGCTCGGTCGAGGTCACGCTGTCGCGCGTCCGGCGCGAGCGCATGGGCCACATCGAGCTCGCAGCCCCCGTCGCCCACATCTGGTTCCTGAAGTCGCTGCCCTCGCGCATCGGCCTTCTGCTGGACATGACGCTGAAGGATCTCGAGCGGATCCTCTATTTCGAATACTACGTCGTGCTCGAGCCCGGCCTCACCGCGCTCAAGGACCGTCAGCTGCTGTCGGAAGACGAGTATCTGAAGGCGCAGGACGAGTACGGCCAGGACAGCTTCACCGCCATGATCGGCGCGGAAGCGATCCGCGAGCTGCTCAAGGGCATGGACCTCGAGAAGCTCGAGCTCTCTCTGCGTGCGGAGATGCAGGAGACCGACTCCGACATCAAGCACAAGAAGCTCGCCAAGCGCCTGAAGATCGTGGAAGCGTTCCGCCACTCCGGCAACAAGCCGGAATGGATGATCATGACCGTGGTCCCGGTGATCCCGCCGGACCTGCGTCCGCTGGTGCCGCTGGACGGCGGCCGCTTCGCGACCTCCGACCTCAACGACCTCTACCGCCGCGTCATCAACCGCAACAACCGCTTGAAGCGGCTGATGGAGCTGCGCGCGCCGGACATCATCATCCGCAACGAGAAGCGCATGCTTCAGGAAGCGGTCGATGCGCTGTTCGACAACGGCCGCCGCGGCCGCGTCATCACCGGCGCCAACAAGCGCCCGCTGAAGTCGCTCGCCGACATGCTCAAGGGCAAGCAGGGCCGGTTCCGTCAGAACCTGCTCGGCAAGCGCGTCGACTATTCGGGCCGTTCGGTGATCGTGGTCGGTCCCGAGCTGCGCCTGCATCAGTGCGGCCTGCCGAAGAAGATGGCGCTCGAGCTGTTCAAGCCGTTCATCTATTCGCGGCTTGACGCCAAGGGCCTGTCCACCACCGTGAAGCAGGCCAAGAAGCTGGTCGAGAAGGAGCGGCCCGAGGTCTGGGACATCCTGGACGAGGTGATCCGCGAGCACCCGGTGCTGCTCAACCGCGCGCCGACGCTGCACCGCCTCGGCATCCAGGCGTTCGAGCCCGTGCTGATCGAGGGCAAGGCGATCCAGCTTCACCCGCTGGTCTGCTCCGCGTTCAACGCCGACTTCGACGGCGACCAGATGGCCGTGCACGTTCCGCTGTCGCTCGAAGCGCAGCTGGAAGCGCGCGTGCTGATGATGTCGACCAACAACATCCTGCATCCGGCGAACGGCCAGCCGATCATCGTGCCGTCGCAGGACATCGTGCTGGGGCTGTACTACGTCTCGATCATGCGCGAAGGCCTGCCCGGCGAGGGCAAGGTGTTCGGCGACATGGCCGAGCTCGAGCACGCGCTGCACGCGAAGGTCATCCACCTCCACACCAAGATCAAGTACCGGTGGGAAGGCATGGACGAGACCGGCAAGGTCTCCAAGCGCTGGATCGAGACCACGGCAGGCCGCGTCATGCTCGGCAATCTGCTGCCGAGGAACCCGCGGATCTCGTACGAGATCATCAACAAGCTGATGACCAAGCGCGAGATCTCGGGCGTGATCGACCAGGTCTACCGCCACTGCGGCCAGAAGGAGACGGTGATCTTCTGCGACCGCATCATGGCGCTCGGCTTCTACAACGCGTTCAAGGCCGGCATCTCGTTCGGCAAGGACGACATGGTCGTGCCGCACGGCAAGTGGAAGATCGTCGACACCACCCGTACGCTGGCGAAGGATTTCGAGCAGCAGTACAACGACGGCCTGATCACCCATGGCGAGAAGTACAACAAGGTCGTCGACGCCTGGTCGAAGGCCACCGAAGAAATCGCCAAGGCGATGATGAAGGAGATCTCTGCCACCAAGAAGACGGCGAGCGGAGCCGACGCCGACATCAACTCGATCTACATGATGGCCCACTCCGGTGCCCGCGGTTCGCCGGCCCAGATGCGCCAGCTCGCCGGCATGCGCGGCCTGATGGCGAAGCCGTCGGGTGAGATCATCGAGACGCCGATCATCTCGAACTTCAAGGAAGGCCTCTCGGTGCTCGAGTACTTCAACTCGACCCACGGCGCCCGCAAGGGCCTCGCGGACACCGCGTTGAAGACCGCGAACTCGGGCTACCTGACCCGCCGTCTCGTCGACGTGGCGCAGGATTGCATCATCACGCAGTCGGACTGCGGCACCAAGCTCGGCATCAAGATGCGCGCCATCGTCGATGCCGGCACCGTGGTCGCTTCGCTCGGCTCGCGCATCCTGGGACGCACGGCCTGCGAAGACATCCGTGACAGCTCGGGCAAGGTGATCATCAAGCGCGACACGCTGATGGAAGAGAGCCATCTGGACGCCATCCAGCAGGGTGGCGTGCAGGAGGTGAAGATCCGCTCGGCGCTGACCTGCGAACTCGTCAACGGCATCTGCGGCAAGTGCTACGGCCGCGACCTCGCCCGCGGCACGCCGGTCAACCACGGCGAAGCGGTCGGCGTCATCGCGGCGCAGTCGATCGGCGAGCCGGGCACCCAGCTCACCATGCGCACCTTCCACATCGGCGGTGCGGCGCAGCTCAACGAGCAGTCCTTCGTCGAAGCCAATTTCGACGGCAAGATCGTGATCCGGAACAAGGCCATCGCCCGCAACAGCGAAGGTCACCTGATCGCGATGGTGCGCAACATGGTCGTGGCGATCGTCGATGCCGACGGCACCGAGCGTGCGACGCACCGCGTCCAGTACGGCTCGCGCCTGCACGTCGACGAAGGCGACATGGTCAAGCGCGGCCAGCGCATCGTCGAGTGGGATCCCTACACCCGTCCGCTCCTCACAGAAGTCGAAGGTACGATCGGCTTCGAGGATCTGGTCGAGGGGCAGTCGATCTCGGAAACGCTCGACGAGGCGACCGGTATCGCCAAGCGCGTGGTCATCGACTGGCGCTCGACCCGTGGCGGCTCGGACCTGCGTCCGGCCATCGTGGTCAAGGGCAAGGACGGCAAGGTGCTCAAGCTGCCTCGTGGCGGCGATGCCCGCTACATGCTGTCGGTCGACGCCATTCTCTCGGTCGACGTCGGAGCCAAGGTCAACCCGGGTGACATCCTCGCCCGTGTCTCGACTGAAAGCGCCAAGACGCGCGACATCACCGGCGGTCTGCCGCGGGTGGCGGAGCTGTTCGAGGCCCGGCGTCCGAAGGATGCGGCGATCATCGCCGAGATCGCGGGCACCATCCGGTTCGGGCGCGACTACAAGAACAAGCGTCGTATCTCGATCGAGCCGATGGACAAGACCGAGGAGGCGCGCGAGTACCTGATCCCGAAGGGCAAGCACATCCACCTTCAGGACGGCGACGTCGTCGAAAAGGGCGACTTCATCGTCGAAGGCAACCCGGCGCCGCACGACATCCTTGCGGTCAAGGGCATCGAGGAGCTCGCGGCCTATCTGGTCAACGAGATCCAGGAGGTCTACCGGCTCCAGGGCGTGCTCATCAACGACAAGCACATCGAGGTGATCGTCCGTCAGATGCTCCAGAAGGTCGAAGTCACCGACCAGGGCGACACGGACATGATCTCGGGCGAGCAGGTCGACAAGATCGAGTTCGATGCGCTGAACGAGAAGGCCAAGGAAGAGGGCAAGAAGCCCGCCACGGGAACGCCGGTTTTGCTCGGCATCACCAAGGCGAGCCTCCAGACCCGCTCGTTCTTCTCGGCGGCCTCGTTCCAGGAGACCACCCGCGTCCTCACGGAAGCGGCGGTCAACGGCAAGGTCGATCCGCTCGAAGGCCTCAAGGAGAACGTCATCGTCGGCCGGCTGATCCCGGCGGGCACCGGCGCCTCCATGGCCAAGATCCGCGAAGTCGCCATGAAGCGCGACAAGCTGATCCTCGACGAGCGCGAGAAGCAGGCGGCCGTCGTGTCGCCCGCGCCGGAAGCGGAGCTTCCTGCGCTGCCGCCTGCGGAATGA